The Rhodococcus antarcticus DNA segment CGAACCTGGGACCTCGGCCACCCGCTCCCGACGACAGGGCCGTCCAGACCTTCCGGGCGGTGCCCGACGGTGATCCCGTGGTGCTGGCCGCCACGCTGTGGGACCTCCCCGGCTGGGCCGCCGTCACGGGCGCAGCGGTCGACGCCCTGGCCGGCACGCCGGAGCCCGCGACCCGGCTGGCCGTCGCCGCCCACCTGGTCCGGCACCTCGCCACCGACCCCCTGCTCCCCGCCGAGCTGTGCCCCCCGGACTGGCCCGCCGACGCGGCCCGCGCCGTGTACCGCGACTACCAGCGGGAGGTGCTGGCGCAGGTGCACGGGGCGGGCTGAGGTCACCGACGTCGCGCACCGGCCCCAAGCACCGGCTACCGTCACCTCGAGTCCCCGGCCCCCGGACGACGTTCGACGGACGTCCTGGTCCGCCACGCGACGAGGTCGGGAGGACACGTGCGACCAGACGAGCTGCTCGTCCGGCGGGTGGCCCGCGCCGCCCTGGACGTCGCCACCGAGCTCCAGGTGGCGGGCAGCGTCGTCCGGCGTCGCGCCGACTGGCCGGGCAGCGTCGAGGACTGGACCACCGCCTCCGCCGCCGCGGAGGACCGGCTGCAGCGCCCGGTCGCCTCGGGACTGAGCCGGGCCACGGACACCGTGTGGGCCACGCTCCTGGACTGGCCGCGCAGCACCGAGGAGCTCGTGGCGGCCGCCCGGCGGAACCAGGAGCTCACGGCCCGGGTGCGGGGCGTGCCGTCGGTCCCCGAACGGGGTTCTGGCACGGTGGCGGGGTGGACGAGGACCTGAGCTCGGTGCTGACGGCCGTGGGTCCACGGCTGCGCGCCGTGCGCCACCAGCGCGGGACCACCCTCGCCGACCTCGCCACGGCCACGGGCATCTCGGTGAGCACCTTGTCCCGGCTGGAGTCCGGGCAGCGGCGCCCCAACCTCGAGCTCCTGCTCCCGCTCGCCCGCGCCCACGGGGTGGCCCTGGACGACCTGGTGGGTGCACCGGCAACGGGGGATCCCCGCGTGCACCTGCGCCCGGTGACCCGGTTCGGCATGACGGTGCTGCCGCTGACCCAGCGCCCGGGCGGCGTGCAGGCCTACAAGATGGTGCTCCCGGTGGACGGCCGGCCCGGCGAGCCGGACCTGCAGTCCCACGAGGGCCACGAGTGGCTCTACGTCCTGGACGGAGCACTGCGCCTGGTCCTGGGTGAGCAGGACCTGCTGCTGACGGCGGGCGAGGCGGCGGAGTTCGACACCCGCACCCCGCACTGGTTCACCGGCTCGGGCGGGCGGCCGACCGAGTTCCTGGCCCTGTTCGGCCGCCAGGGCGAGCGCGCCCACCTGCGGGTCCGACCGAGGGCCGATCCCGACGCAGCCTGGTAGCGGGTCGACGGTGCCCTGCCCCGTGACGAGGGGGCGGGCTACGCCGTGGCGACGGGACGGTCCGGGTCCGAGGACCACTGCGACCACGAGCCGACGTACAGCGCGGCGTCGATCCCGGCGACCGCCAGCGCGGCCACCTCGTGGGCGGCGGTCACCCCCGAGCCGCAGTAGACCCCGACGTCCGCGCGGTCGGCCCCGAGGCCCGCGAACCGGGCCCGCAGCTCGTCGGTGGGGCGGATCTCTCCTGCGACGGTGAGGTTCTCGGCCGTCGGGGCGCTCAGCGCGCCGGGGACGTGGCCGGCCCGGGGGTCGATCGGCTCGGTCTCCCCGCGGTAGCGCTCCCCGGCGCGGGCGTCCAGCAGCACCCCGGTCACGGCCAGCGCCGCGGCGCCGTCGGCGTCCAGCACGGGCAGGTGCCCCGGGCTCAGCTCCACGTCGCCGGGCTCGGGCACCACGTCACCGGCCTCGACCGGCCCGCCGGCCCGCACCCACGCCCCGAGCCCGCCGTCGAGCAGGTGCACGTCGGTCACCCCCGCCCAGCGCAGCAGCCACCACGCCCGCGCGGCGGCCATCGATCCGGAGTCGTCGTAGGCGACCACCCTCGACCCCGCCCGGACGCCCCACCGGCGAGCGGCGGCCTGCAGGTCGGCGATCTCGGGCAGCGGGTGGCGTCCCGCCGCCGGCCCGGGCTCCCCCGCGAGCTCGTGGTGCAGGTCGACGAACACCGCACCCGGCAGGTGCCCGGCCGCGTGGTGCTCGCGACCGTGCGGGTCACCCAGCACCCAGCGCACGTCCAGCAGCACCACGGGCTCCCCCGCCTCGACCCGGGTCCGGAGATCGGTGGCGGTGACGAGGACGTCGGTGCGCGAGGACATGGGAGAACCTTCCCAGCCGGGGCGCCGCGGCGTCGACCAGCGGTGTCCACCACGATGGGTGCGGGGCACCGCCGCCCCCGCGCCGCCGAGGAGGAACCACCGTGGACTTCGCACTGTCAGCCAAGGCCGAGGACGTCTGCGGCCGCACGTGGGACTTCATGCGCGAGTGCGTGTTTCCCGCGGAACCGGTGTGGGACGCCTGGCGCGCGGCGCGCGGGCACGACGACCACGGCACCCCGCCGGTGCTGGAGGAGCTCAAGGTCGAGGCGCGCAGGCGCGGGCTGTGGAACCTGTTCCACCACGAGCTCTCCGGGCTCTCCAACCTGGAGTACGCCGCCGTCGCCGAGATCACCGGCTGGTCGCCCGTCATCGCCCCCGAGGCCCTGAACTGCCAGGCCCCGGACACGGGCAACATGGAGACGCTGATGC contains these protein-coding regions:
- a CDS encoding helix-turn-helix domain-containing protein, with the protein product MDEDLSSVLTAVGPRLRAVRHQRGTTLADLATATGISVSTLSRLESGQRRPNLELLLPLARAHGVALDDLVGAPATGDPRVHLRPVTRFGMTVLPLTQRPGGVQAYKMVLPVDGRPGEPDLQSHEGHEWLYVLDGALRLVLGEQDLLLTAGEAAEFDTRTPHWFTGSGGRPTEFLALFGRQGERAHLRVRPRADPDAAW
- a CDS encoding sulfurtransferase, with product MSSRTDVLVTATDLRTRVEAGEPVVLLDVRWVLGDPHGREHHAAGHLPGAVFVDLHHELAGEPGPAAGRHPLPEIADLQAAARRWGVRAGSRVVAYDDSGSMAAARAWWLLRWAGVTDVHLLDGGLGAWVRAGGPVEAGDVVPEPGDVELSPGHLPVLDADGAAALAVTGVLLDARAGERYRGETEPIDPRAGHVPGALSAPTAENLTVAGEIRPTDELRARFAGLGADRADVGVYCGSGVTAAHEVAALAVAGIDAALYVGSWSQWSSDPDRPVATA